The Mesorhizobium koreense genome includes a window with the following:
- a CDS encoding DUF1254 domain-containing protein, translating into MGSAALKKVDIAHESHYAFERGYPTEKTAEQAYDDTDLNRAIQAYKFFYPTVSGAAMLRGNAQVGVLPNKVFGILDCGPNELMFTGNSDTPYGPIQLDLGIGPIVIELQPGPLIVCSIDVNQRWVADMGLPGPDGGKGGKHLLVGPDYTGELPKEGYFVHRASSNTQVVGARSLPVNGDVEGAKARLKTIKVYPLNKTAGWAEPQWLDITGRPQDTTPVDWEDNFQFWEVLHRTIDAEPAFAGYRNEYGDLAALGIEKGKPFKPDRRMKAILEEATRVGNAQMRVQAFGDRSPERLPWKDRQWEWVSLRFEDGDFNTSNRLDLEAREKWFYQAIGASPAMFRRDTQAGSLYWLGHKDKTGAYLDGGKSYELAVPLPVPGKLFWSVTVYDTGTRSQIQTDQKKAALRSLFELKDLKGKTAELHFGPKPPAGVENRWIRTIPGRGWFVYFRIYGPEASAFDGAWKPGDFEQVR; encoded by the coding sequence ATGGGAAGCGCAGCTTTGAAGAAAGTCGATATCGCTCACGAGAGCCATTATGCGTTCGAACGCGGCTATCCGACCGAAAAGACCGCCGAACAGGCCTATGACGACACCGACCTCAATCGGGCAATCCAGGCCTACAAATTCTTCTATCCGACGGTATCGGGCGCCGCGATGTTGCGTGGCAACGCCCAGGTCGGTGTACTGCCCAACAAGGTCTTCGGCATTCTCGATTGCGGCCCGAACGAACTGATGTTCACGGGCAATTCGGACACGCCTTATGGGCCGATACAGCTCGATCTCGGCATCGGCCCGATCGTCATCGAGCTCCAGCCAGGCCCCCTGATCGTCTGCTCCATCGACGTCAACCAGCGCTGGGTCGCCGACATGGGCTTGCCTGGCCCGGATGGCGGAAAGGGCGGCAAGCATCTGCTGGTCGGCCCCGACTACACGGGAGAACTGCCGAAGGAGGGCTATTTCGTCCATCGCGCCAGCAGCAACACGCAGGTGGTGGGAGCGCGTTCGCTGCCGGTGAACGGCGATGTCGAGGGCGCCAAGGCGCGGCTGAAAACCATCAAGGTCTACCCGCTGAACAAGACGGCGGGCTGGGCGGAGCCGCAATGGCTGGACATCACCGGCAGACCGCAGGACACGACACCGGTCGACTGGGAAGACAATTTCCAGTTCTGGGAGGTGCTTCACCGCACGATCGATGCGGAACCCGCCTTCGCCGGCTATCGCAACGAATATGGCGATCTCGCCGCCCTCGGCATCGAGAAAGGAAAGCCCTTCAAGCCCGACAGGCGGATGAAGGCGATACTCGAGGAGGCAACTCGCGTCGGCAACGCGCAAATGCGTGTGCAGGCCTTCGGCGATCGCAGCCCGGAACGGCTCCCATGGAAAGATCGGCAATGGGAATGGGTCAGCCTTCGCTTCGAGGATGGCGATTTCAACACGAGTAACCGTCTCGACCTCGAAGCGCGCGAGAAATGGTTCTACCAGGCGATCGGTGCATCTCCCGCCATGTTCCGCCGCGACACCCAGGCGGGCTCGCTGTACTGGCTCGGCCACAAGGATAAGACCGGCGCCTATCTCGACGGCGGCAAGTCATACGAACTCGCTGTTCCGCTGCCCGTGCCGGGCAAGCTGTTCTGGTCCGTCACTGTCTACGACACCGGCACCCGCAGCCAGATCCAGACCGACCAGAAGAAAGCGGCGCTGCGCTCGCTTTTCGAACTCAAGGACCTGAAGGGCAAGACGGCCGAACTCCATTTCGGGCCGAAGCCGCCGGCCGGCGTCGAGAATCGCTGGATCAGAACGATCCCCGGCCGCGGTTGGTTCGTCTACTTCCGCATCTACGGCCCCGAAGCTTCGGCCTTCGACGGCGCCTGGAAGCCTGGCGACTTCGAGCAGGTCCGTTAG
- a CDS encoding alpha/beta hydrolase has protein sequence MRDVTAELRRRALQFHILFTVVLVGCGHPVGVLAPVSAKAPGASVADLLVVTTRKPTGDPSTLYGGDRDRAFSLDEIAVSIPPDAKREIGQVQWPRHLPPDPSKDFATLRVRHLPPTRQAGFDWLGRNLPPSRDVLVFVHGFDNRYEDAVYRFAQIAHDSKANAAPILFTWPSGGSLFDYNYDRESTIYSRDGLENLLRLLAEDGRVHEVSILAHSMGTWLAMESLRQMAIRQGRVAPKITNVILASPDIDVDVFARQFRELGPRHPNFTVFVAQDDRALAVSRLIAGNVNRLGQINPNVEPYRSAVEKSGITLVDLTKLKAGDSAHHDKFASTPQIVQAIGTRLVAGQSLTESSIGLGDSITMLAAGAAKAVGTGVGMAVSAPIAAIDADTRRNLSSQAGSFVQQIGGNSPHAVQEGKAADQLLVSKDGGS, from the coding sequence GTGCGCGATGTAACGGCCGAACTACGGCGCCGAGCGCTGCAATTCCACATCCTGTTCACGGTTGTCCTCGTCGGCTGTGGACATCCAGTCGGCGTGCTGGCGCCCGTTTCCGCGAAGGCGCCCGGAGCGTCGGTGGCGGACCTCCTTGTCGTCACGACGCGGAAACCAACCGGCGATCCGTCGACGCTATATGGCGGCGACCGCGACCGTGCCTTCTCGCTCGACGAGATCGCCGTGTCGATCCCGCCCGATGCCAAACGGGAGATTGGCCAGGTCCAGTGGCCAAGGCATCTTCCGCCCGATCCGTCCAAGGATTTCGCGACGTTGCGTGTCAGGCATCTCCCTCCGACACGGCAGGCGGGGTTCGACTGGCTCGGGCGCAACCTGCCGCCGAGCCGCGACGTGCTCGTCTTCGTCCATGGATTCGACAACCGGTATGAAGACGCGGTCTACCGCTTCGCGCAGATCGCGCACGACTCCAAGGCCAATGCCGCTCCCATCCTTTTCACCTGGCCCTCGGGCGGCAGCCTCTTCGACTACAATTACGACCGGGAAAGCACGATCTATTCGCGTGACGGCCTGGAGAATCTCCTGCGTCTTCTGGCCGAAGACGGGCGGGTCCATGAAGTCAGCATCCTCGCCCATTCGATGGGGACCTGGCTCGCCATGGAATCGCTTCGCCAGATGGCGATCCGGCAGGGCCGGGTGGCACCCAAGATAACGAACGTCATCCTCGCATCTCCCGATATCGACGTCGACGTCTTCGCGCGCCAGTTCAGGGAACTGGGTCCGCGCCATCCGAACTTCACCGTCTTCGTGGCGCAGGACGACCGCGCGCTGGCCGTATCGAGGCTTATTGCCGGCAACGTCAACCGGCTCGGTCAGATCAATCCGAATGTCGAGCCCTATCGCAGCGCTGTCGAGAAATCGGGAATAACGTTGGTCGACCTCACGAAGCTGAAAGCCGGAGACAGCGCGCATCACGACAAATTCGCCTCGACGCCTCAAATCGTGCAGGCGATTGGCACGCGGCTGGTCGCCGGCCAGTCGCTGACCGAATCCAGCATCGGCCTTGGAGACAGCATCACTATGCTGGCTGCCGGGGCCGCGAAAGCTGTCGGTACCGGGGTCGGCATGGCGGTCAGCGCGCCCATAGCAGCGATCGATGCGGATACGAGGCGTAATCTTTCGAGCCAGGCCGGAAGCTTCGTCCAGCAGATCGGTGGAAACTCTCCTCATGCCGTCCAGGAAGGCAAGGCGGCCGATCAGCTTTTGGTTTCGAAAGACGGCGGCTCCTAG
- a CDS encoding mechanosensitive ion channel family protein yields MAAFGADLPAALAWAGSSGEWLAILGCAVALVAASYVVSRLAREAAERGDMHLGAMARIIIFVLAGSFFQFLLPVPDRVRAVAFVLFAGAAFVWGAAAATNAALRYAFGKSNLLCAAAVCLAAIWILLGYLTLGLLKLSESSAEAVAAAGMSFWIALVVISVAILGLVLGIRSREPAQPPRNWRGRLENPAAEIVLNQPRWFFGLVLLLIAATVAARIARGENGAFAGGAVALQLLGLLPIAISRLWLEERSGVPWRQIIARCISLVTFIVFWVLLAWAVGIDLVDVASERLGQRAVRILLDIGIAIAVGFLFWQVASAGLDMLAKTGPKDQPASRILTFIPLLRAILIFFAVAATGMIILAALGVNIAPLLAGAGIFGIAIGFGSQALVKDVISGVFYLSDDAFRVGEYINVGKAEGTVESLSVRSMKLRHPNGPVFTIPFGEIGVINNQSRDWILVKLDFLLDFRTDLRVAKRVVKNVSKEIEDDAELSGGLIEPLKFQGVKRMEQHGLVIGTKFTARPGGQYALRREFYERLRDGFAAAGIQFARPRVFVDTAGVPAGTDAKELGAAATTIISDEATK; encoded by the coding sequence ATGGCGGCATTCGGCGCCGATTTGCCGGCGGCACTCGCCTGGGCGGGCTCCTCCGGAGAGTGGCTCGCGATCCTGGGTTGCGCGGTCGCCCTTGTGGCCGCCTCCTACGTGGTTTCAAGACTGGCCCGCGAAGCTGCGGAACGCGGCGACATGCACCTTGGTGCGATGGCACGGATCATCATATTCGTGCTCGCCGGCAGCTTCTTTCAATTCTTGCTTCCGGTTCCAGACCGGGTGCGCGCCGTCGCCTTCGTCCTCTTCGCGGGCGCGGCATTCGTGTGGGGTGCAGCAGCGGCGACCAACGCGGCATTGCGATACGCGTTCGGCAAGTCGAACCTCCTATGCGCCGCGGCCGTGTGCCTCGCGGCCATATGGATTCTCCTGGGCTATCTAACGCTTGGATTGCTGAAACTTTCAGAATCCTCTGCCGAGGCCGTTGCGGCGGCAGGAATGTCGTTCTGGATCGCCCTGGTCGTTATCAGCGTCGCCATCCTCGGTCTGGTCCTTGGCATTCGCTCCAGGGAACCTGCACAGCCTCCCCGCAACTGGCGGGGAAGACTGGAGAACCCCGCCGCCGAAATCGTCCTGAATCAGCCCCGCTGGTTCTTCGGACTGGTCCTTCTCCTGATAGCCGCCACGGTCGCCGCACGCATTGCGCGCGGGGAGAACGGGGCGTTCGCCGGAGGCGCGGTCGCGCTCCAGTTGCTCGGACTGCTCCCTATCGCGATCAGCCGTCTGTGGCTGGAGGAACGAAGTGGCGTCCCCTGGCGCCAGATCATCGCCCGTTGCATCTCTCTCGTGACGTTCATCGTTTTCTGGGTTCTCCTTGCCTGGGCCGTGGGCATCGACCTGGTCGACGTTGCATCCGAGCGGCTCGGCCAGCGTGCCGTGCGCATCCTTCTCGATATCGGCATCGCGATTGCCGTAGGCTTCCTGTTCTGGCAAGTCGCCTCGGCGGGACTCGACATGCTGGCGAAGACCGGACCGAAGGATCAGCCCGCCTCCCGCATCCTGACGTTCATCCCGCTCCTGCGCGCGATCCTCATTTTCTTTGCAGTGGCCGCGACGGGGATGATCATCCTTGCCGCCCTGGGGGTGAACATAGCGCCGCTCCTGGCAGGCGCCGGGATATTCGGAATCGCCATCGGCTTCGGTTCGCAGGCGCTCGTGAAGGATGTCATCTCGGGAGTCTTCTATCTGTCGGACGACGCATTCCGCGTCGGCGAATACATAAACGTCGGCAAGGCCGAAGGAACGGTCGAATCCCTGTCCGTCCGCTCGATGAAGCTGCGACATCCGAACGGGCCGGTATTCACCATCCCGTTCGGGGAAATCGGCGTAATCAATAACCAGAGCCGGGACTGGATATTGGTGAAGCTGGACTTCCTGCTTGATTTCCGGACCGACCTTCGTGTCGCCAAGCGTGTCGTCAAAAATGTGTCGAAGGAGATCGAGGACGATGCCGAACTCAGCGGCGGGCTGATCGAGCCGCTCAAGTTCCAGGGGGTGAAACGGATGGAGCAGCACGGATTGGTCATCGGCACCAAATTCACCGCGCGCCCGGGCGGACAATATGCATTGCGACGCGAGTTCTACGAACGGCTGAGGGACGGCTTCGCCGCGGCCGGAATCCAGTTCGCCCGCCCGAGGGTTTTCGTCGACACGGCCGGCGTGCCTGCCGGCACCGACGCCAAGGAATTGGGAGCCGCGGCCACAACCATCATCTCCGACGAAGCAACGAAATAG
- a CDS encoding YidH family protein, protein MSSKLAKQALVRPSHLPETPVPSIPEVDASKPDLASVQYSAYRTGLSNHRTGLSEHRTQLSEFRTDLSTHRTDLSTERTEMSMRRTGMSFQRTRMSADRTLMSVIRTSLSLISFGFTIYQVFEKLKEAGTLVHAAAPRNFGITLVLLGILMLIVGIIYHVLFMVGLREERNAMREAGVIHGQSRYPVSFTLITAVILLLIGLVAIASMIFNIGPFNDPGPG, encoded by the coding sequence ATGTCGAGCAAACTGGCAAAGCAGGCACTCGTCAGGCCTTCGCATCTGCCGGAGACGCCGGTGCCCTCCATACCCGAGGTGGACGCGTCGAAGCCGGACCTGGCGTCGGTGCAATATTCCGCCTACCGGACGGGTCTTTCCAATCATCGCACCGGCCTGTCCGAGCATCGGACGCAGCTTTCCGAATTCCGAACCGACCTCTCCACCCACCGGACCGACCTCTCCACCGAGCGCACCGAAATGTCGATGCGCCGCACCGGCATGTCGTTCCAGCGCACGCGCATGAGCGCCGATCGCACACTGATGTCGGTGATCCGCACGTCGCTGTCGCTGATTTCCTTCGGCTTCACGATCTACCAGGTCTTTGAGAAGCTGAAGGAGGCGGGCACCCTCGTCCACGCCGCGGCACCGCGCAATTTCGGTATCACGCTGGTCCTGCTCGGCATTCTCATGCTGATCGTGGGTATCATCTATCACGTCCTGTTCATGGTCGGCTTGCGCGAGGAGCGCAACGCGATGCGCGAAGCCGGGGTGATCCACGGTCAGAGCCGTTATCCGGTCTCCTTCACGCTCATCACCGCCGTGATCCTGCTCCTGATCGGCCTCGTCGCGATCGCGAGCATGATCTTCAACATCGGGCCATTCAATGATCCGGGCCCCGGATGA
- a CDS encoding arylsulfatase: MARPFKGTIKLDIRDSKPDWEAFLGTKAPKDAPNVLVILYDDTGQAAWSPYGGRIEMPTLDRLARNGLTYTQWHTTSVCSPTRSTFLTGRNHHQNGFGTIAESACGFPGYCGHRAANIATMATVLRDAGWSTFWVGKNHNVPVDAFDMAASRKFWPLGLGYDRFYGFIGGETNQWYPELIEDNHFVEQPYYPEEGYHFSKDIADKAINFIRDTRQSQPEKPWYLWYCPGANHAPHHAPKEYIDKYKGKFDDGYEAYREWVLGRMIERGILPKGTELTPINPMTKGTVIEGDLVRPWATLSADEKKLFARMAEVYAAFSEYTDVQVGRVIEYLEESGQLDNTLILYCADNGASGEGSPNGSVNENRFFNGYPDDIASNMAALDKLGSPDTYNHYPTGWAVAFSTPYRMFKRYSQYAGGTCDPLVVHWPKGIKAKGELRHQYHHCTDIVPTILDCCGVKFPDAVDGVKQEPLVGVSMRYSFDDAGAPTRKETQYYEMLSTRGIWHKGWKAATEHGPLTDIGKFEQDRWQLFNTDEDRSEAHDVADKHPEKVKEFAALWLSEAKKYSVLPLNDLGIVGIHELEYKAAKPASGRYVYYPGTTEIPEASAARTLGNSFKILAEVEFTGDSQGVIFSQGSRFGGYTMFVKGGKLHFVYNFLGIPPEQRLTCDAPKLGKQVIGVEFIKDSVGENHEALGKMTLYVGENVAASGNFRVQTGHYALAGEGLAIGYDSGDPVCGDYKPRFPFNGGRIARVIYDVAEDVYIDIERKFAAAMARD, translated from the coding sequence ATGGCACGGCCGTTCAAGGGTACGATCAAGCTCGACATCCGCGATTCCAAACCGGATTGGGAGGCCTTCCTGGGCACAAAGGCGCCGAAGGATGCGCCAAACGTGCTCGTCATCCTCTATGACGATACCGGCCAGGCGGCATGGTCGCCCTATGGCGGCAGGATCGAGATGCCGACGCTCGACCGGCTTGCCCGGAACGGACTGACATACACGCAATGGCACACTACCTCGGTCTGTTCGCCGACGCGCTCGACTTTCCTCACCGGCCGAAACCACCATCAGAACGGCTTCGGCACCATCGCTGAATCTGCCTGCGGCTTTCCCGGCTATTGCGGACATCGCGCGGCGAACATCGCGACGATGGCGACCGTGTTGCGCGACGCCGGCTGGAGCACCTTCTGGGTCGGCAAGAACCACAACGTGCCGGTCGACGCCTTCGACATGGCCGCCTCGCGAAAATTCTGGCCGCTCGGTCTCGGCTACGACCGCTTCTACGGCTTCATCGGGGGGGAGACCAACCAATGGTATCCCGAACTTATCGAGGACAACCATTTCGTCGAGCAGCCCTATTATCCGGAGGAAGGCTACCACTTCTCCAAGGACATCGCCGACAAGGCGATCAATTTCATCCGCGACACCAGGCAATCGCAGCCCGAGAAACCCTGGTATCTCTGGTATTGCCCCGGCGCCAATCACGCCCCGCACCACGCGCCGAAGGAATATATCGACAAGTACAAAGGCAAGTTCGACGACGGTTACGAGGCCTACCGCGAATGGGTGCTGGGGCGGATGATCGAGCGCGGTATCCTGCCGAAAGGTACGGAACTGACGCCGATCAACCCGATGACGAAGGGAACGGTCATCGAAGGCGATCTCGTGCGTCCATGGGCAACGCTCTCCGCCGATGAAAAGAAGCTGTTCGCGCGAATGGCGGAAGTCTATGCGGCGTTCTCCGAATACACAGACGTGCAGGTCGGCCGCGTTATCGAATATCTTGAGGAATCCGGCCAACTCGACAACACGCTGATCCTCTATTGTGCCGACAACGGTGCCTCTGGTGAGGGTAGCCCGAACGGGTCGGTCAACGAAAACCGTTTCTTCAACGGCTATCCGGACGACATTGCCTCGAACATGGCGGCGCTCGACAAGCTCGGCTCGCCGGATACCTACAATCACTATCCCACCGGCTGGGCGGTAGCCTTCTCGACGCCCTACCGCATGTTCAAGCGCTATTCGCAATATGCCGGCGGCACATGCGACCCGCTCGTCGTCCACTGGCCGAAGGGCATCAAGGCCAAGGGCGAGCTTCGCCATCAATACCATCACTGTACGGACATCGTGCCGACGATCCTGGACTGCTGCGGCGTCAAGTTCCCGGATGCGGTCGACGGCGTGAAGCAAGAGCCGCTGGTCGGGGTCTCGATGCGCTATTCGTTCGACGACGCCGGCGCACCGACGCGGAAGGAGACGCAGTATTACGAAATGCTCTCGACCCGCGGCATCTGGCACAAGGGCTGGAAGGCCGCGACGGAGCACGGGCCGCTCACCGACATCGGCAAGTTCGAGCAGGATCGCTGGCAGCTCTTCAATACGGATGAAGATCGCTCCGAAGCGCATGATGTCGCCGACAAGCATCCGGAGAAGGTGAAGGAGTTCGCGGCGCTCTGGCTCTCGGAAGCCAAGAAATACAGCGTGCTGCCGCTCAACGATCTCGGCATCGTCGGTATCCACGAGCTGGAATACAAGGCCGCGAAGCCGGCGAGCGGCCGCTACGTATACTATCCCGGCACGACTGAAATTCCCGAGGCTTCGGCCGCGCGGACGCTCGGCAATTCCTTCAAGATTCTGGCCGAGGTCGAGTTCACCGGCGACTCGCAGGGCGTGATCTTCTCGCAGGGCTCGCGCTTCGGCGGCTACACGATGTTCGTGAAAGGCGGCAAACTCCACTTCGTCTACAATTTCCTCGGCATTCCGCCGGAGCAGCGCCTGACCTGCGACGCGCCGAAACTCGGCAAGCAGGTGATCGGCGTCGAGTTCATCAAGGACTCGGTCGGCGAGAACCACGAGGCGCTCGGCAAGATGACGCTCTATGTCGGCGAGAATGTCGCCGCGAGCGGAAACTTCCGCGTCCAGACGGGCCACTACGCGCTTGCGGGCGAGGGACTCGCCATCGGCTATGACAGCGGCGATCCGGTATGCGGCGACTACAAGCCCCGCTTTCCGTTCAACGGCGGCCGCATCGCCAGGGTGATCTACGACGTTGCAGAGGACGTCTACATCGACATCGAGCGCAAGTTCGCCGCAGCGATGGCTCGTGATTGA
- a CDS encoding SH3 domain-containing protein — translation MLKRAILLALGLLGLSLSHTYAVPATATDNVKLRTGPGTGYSSAGTIPADAQIELKGCDEAGAWCAVDYAGKSGFVSGKYLNQADADTPNWPRAYDTSSGGQIVLYQPQVSGWTGFANLTALVASEYKATKDAKPAFGVITLTGDTTDDHDTGEVILTNVQARQIEFSSLDRNQLSDLSLQVGKLLPTGPLTLSEERLTASLTGYQKTGNVEGLKSDPPPIFFSTSPAVLLQTDGKETVAPVKGDAGLSFVINTNWDLFKLDADGSYYLRDDKSWLTSKSLQGEWSPAASLPDPLSHLPDEDNWKDARTAVPPVPFPEGQAPKVFYSDKPAELIQFKGDPKYEPVPGTGLEWVSNSDGDVFRARNDGTVYILLSGRWFSAKSLDGPWTFTTPTLPNDFRNIPDDAPYYSVRSSVPGTSENAEARLKASIPQTARVATDGSVTVDVAYGGTPDFKPIDGTTLGYAVNTNETVIKVGSKYYVLKDGIWFVGDSPEGPFAVAKSVPDEIYKIPPSSPVYNATYVRVYKTEDDAVWYGYTLGYLGAYLAWDALVYGTGWAYAPYWDYGWAGPGYWPYYPRPVTYGMGAFYNPVRGTFGRYGYAYGPYRGIAAGAAYNPRTGTYFRGAAIAGPAGERGFVGAYNPRTNTGAFARGGSNIYGSWKSAGVRHGSDWARAGGGSLAGGGEAARWRTSAGNSGFIAQGKGGDVYAGRDGNVYRRDNGQWQKHTSDGWGPVQKPSKDNLKRPGEAENRIANRAQGSRANRAGHVRTNIPDNLGFDRNGRLRGNQRALANRAEFHPQFRGGGFNRGGNFGAGHGGSFHGGGAFRGGGFHGGGFHRR, via the coding sequence ATGCTGAAACGTGCGATCCTGTTGGCTCTGGGCCTTTTAGGGCTCTCCTTGTCCCACACTTACGCCGTTCCGGCTACGGCGACCGACAACGTCAAGCTAAGAACCGGTCCCGGTACCGGCTATAGCAGCGCCGGAACCATACCCGCAGACGCCCAGATCGAATTGAAGGGCTGCGACGAGGCCGGCGCCTGGTGCGCGGTCGACTATGCAGGCAAGTCCGGCTTCGTCAGCGGCAAGTACCTGAACCAGGCCGATGCGGACACCCCGAACTGGCCGCGCGCCTACGACACCTCGAGCGGTGGCCAGATCGTGCTCTACCAGCCGCAAGTGTCGGGCTGGACCGGCTTCGCCAATCTCACGGCGCTCGTTGCCTCCGAATACAAGGCCACCAAGGATGCCAAGCCGGCCTTCGGCGTGATTACCCTGACCGGCGATACGACCGACGATCACGATACCGGCGAGGTGATTCTGACCAATGTGCAGGCGAGGCAGATCGAATTCTCCTCGCTCGACCGGAACCAGTTGTCCGATCTATCGCTTCAGGTGGGAAAGCTGCTCCCGACCGGTCCCCTCACCCTGTCGGAAGAGCGGCTGACCGCCAGCCTCACCGGCTACCAGAAGACGGGAAACGTCGAAGGACTGAAATCGGATCCGCCGCCGATCTTCTTCAGCACGTCGCCTGCCGTCCTTCTGCAGACCGACGGCAAGGAAACCGTGGCGCCCGTCAAGGGCGACGCCGGGCTGTCCTTCGTCATCAACACCAACTGGGATCTCTTCAAGCTCGACGCGGATGGAAGCTATTACCTGCGTGACGACAAGTCCTGGCTGACCTCGAAATCCCTGCAAGGCGAGTGGAGTCCTGCTGCGAGCCTTCCCGATCCGCTGTCACACCTCCCCGACGAGGACAACTGGAAGGACGCGCGGACGGCTGTACCGCCTGTCCCCTTCCCCGAGGGCCAGGCTCCGAAGGTCTTCTATTCGGACAAGCCGGCCGAACTGATCCAGTTCAAGGGCGACCCGAAATACGAGCCGGTCCCCGGCACCGGGCTTGAATGGGTATCGAACAGCGACGGCGACGTCTTCCGAGCAAGGAACGACGGGACAGTCTACATCCTGCTGTCCGGCCGCTGGTTCTCGGCCAAATCGCTCGACGGGCCATGGACCTTCACCACCCCCACCTTGCCGAACGACTTCAGGAACATCCCCGACGACGCACCCTATTACAGCGTGCGCTCATCGGTGCCGGGCACCTCCGAGAACGCCGAGGCGCGCCTGAAGGCGAGCATCCCGCAAACGGCGCGGGTCGCGACGGACGGCTCTGTGACCGTCGACGTGGCGTACGGCGGGACGCCTGACTTCAAACCGATCGACGGCACGACGCTCGGCTATGCCGTCAACACGAACGAAACCGTGATCAAGGTCGGTTCGAAATACTACGTCCTCAAGGATGGCATTTGGTTCGTCGGCGATAGCCCGGAGGGCCCGTTCGCCGTCGCGAAATCAGTACCGGACGAGATTTACAAGATCCCGCCCTCCTCTCCCGTCTACAACGCCACCTATGTACGCGTCTACAAAACGGAAGACGATGCGGTCTGGTACGGTTACACGCTCGGCTACCTTGGAGCGTATCTCGCCTGGGATGCCCTGGTCTACGGCACTGGCTGGGCCTACGCGCCCTATTGGGACTACGGCTGGGCCGGGCCGGGCTACTGGCCGTATTATCCGCGGCCGGTCACCTACGGGATGGGCGCTTTCTACAACCCGGTGCGCGGGACGTTCGGCCGCTACGGCTATGCCTACGGTCCCTACCGGGGCATCGCGGCCGGAGCCGCTTACAATCCAAGGACGGGCACCTATTTCCGAGGCGCCGCTATTGCCGGCCCAGCCGGCGAACGCGGCTTCGTGGGCGCGTATAACCCGCGGACGAATACGGGCGCATTCGCGCGCGGCGGCAGCAATATCTACGGCTCTTGGAAGAGCGCCGGCGTGCGGCATGGCTCTGATTGGGCTCGCGCCGGCGGCGGGTCGCTGGCGGGCGGCGGCGAGGCCGCGCGATGGCGCACTTCCGCAGGCAATAGCGGCTTCATCGCCCAGGGCAAGGGCGGCGATGTCTACGCGGGCCGCGACGGCAATGTCTATCGCCGGGACAATGGACAATGGCAGAAGCATACGTCGGACGGATGGGGCCCGGTGCAGAAGCCGTCAAAGGACAATCTCAAGCGCCCCGGCGAGGCAGAAAACCGGATCGCGAACCGCGCGCAGGGTTCAAGAGCAAATCGCGCGGGTCACGTCCGCACCAACATTCCCGACAATCTGGGTTTCGACCGCAACGGCCGCCTCCGCGGAAATCAGCGTGCGCTTGCAAACCGCGCCGAGTTCCATCCGCAGTTCAGAGGCGGCGGCTTCAATCGGGGCGGTAATTTCGGCGCCGGCCACGGCGGCAGCTTCCACGGTGGCGGCGCTTTCCGAGGAGGCGGCTTCCATGGTGGCGGCTTCCACAGGCGCTGA
- a CDS encoding transporter encodes MHLRRARHRLVIALSLGILPVSSALGQDADELAKKLANPVANLISVPLQSNFDFGAGPGHDGFGYTLNIQPVIPFSLNNDWNVITRTIIPLEYRDYVPGQDNLFGLGDINASLFFTPRQSGLGGIVWGVGPVFLLPTATSDFLGTGKFGAGPTGLILKQSGPWTVGMLANHIWSVAGSHDRKDISQTLLQPFISYGLGHGVTLSLNTESTYDWVADQWTVPINLALSKVFKIGEQSMSFQIGGKYYAEAPAGAPQWGIRTTLTFLFPEK; translated from the coding sequence ATGCACCTTCGCCGTGCCCGCCACAGGCTCGTGATCGCCTTGTCATTGGGCATCCTGCCGGTCTCCTCCGCGCTCGGGCAGGACGCGGATGAACTGGCCAAGAAGCTCGCCAATCCCGTCGCCAACCTGATCAGCGTCCCGCTGCAGAGCAATTTCGACTTCGGAGCCGGTCCCGGCCATGACGGCTTTGGTTACACGCTCAACATCCAGCCGGTGATACCGTTCTCCCTCAACAACGATTGGAACGTGATAACCCGCACGATCATCCCCCTGGAATACCGCGACTATGTTCCGGGCCAGGACAATCTGTTCGGCCTCGGCGACATCAATGCCAGCCTCTTCTTCACTCCAAGACAATCCGGTCTCGGAGGCATCGTCTGGGGCGTCGGGCCTGTCTTCCTCCTGCCGACCGCCACCAGCGATTTTCTCGGGACGGGAAAGTTCGGCGCCGGGCCGACCGGGCTCATCCTGAAGCAGAGCGGTCCCTGGACAGTCGGCATGCTGGCCAACCACATCTGGTCGGTTGCAGGCAGCCACGACCGTAAAGATATCAGCCAGACCTTGCTCCAGCCGTTCATCTCCTATGGGCTCGGCCACGGCGTGACGCTCTCGCTTAACACCGAATCCACTTACGACTGGGTAGCCGACCAGTGGACCGTGCCCATCAATCTCGCTCTATCGAAGGTGTTCAAGATCGGGGAGCAATCTATGAGCTTCCAGATCGGCGGGAAATATTATGCGGAAGCGCCTGCAGGTGCACCCCAATGGGGTATCCGCACGACGCTGACCTTCCTGTTCCCGGAGAAATGA